A genome region from Oncorhynchus masou masou isolate Uvic2021 chromosome 14, UVic_Omas_1.1, whole genome shotgun sequence includes the following:
- the LOC135553767 gene encoding myeloid-associated differentiation marker-like protein 2: MDPQGGHYLNKAAVLSPLGAARMLQLLLGCTIIALVAHSAGYNHAYGIYCMFVWCFCFAMTLLVFTMDVTRLPCCMPISWDNLTVAFAMLATLMYVAASVVYPVYFLRSQCSKSDGGCEVRNYRIAVTVCSSFCCFAYAAEVFLTRAKPGHVVGYMATMSGLLKVVQAFVACIIFGALANGSEYNRHIPTHYCVVVYSLCFSITVVVIAVTVSGKASALPLRFPFDRFVIIYTFLATLLYLSAALVWPIFSFDRKYGTPGRPDGCPWENCPWDSKLVVAVFTHVNMVLYFSDLIYSQRIRFVSHSAA, encoded by the coding sequence ATGGACCCCCAAGGCGGACACTACCTGAACAAGGCGGCGGTGCTGTCTCCTCTAGGAGCGGCCCGTATGCTCCAGCTCCTCCTGGGCTGCACCATCATAGCCCTGGTGGCCCACAGCGCTGGATACAACCACGCCTATGGTATCTACTGCATGTTTGTGTGGTGCTTCTGCTTCGCCATGACCCTGCTGGTGTTCACCATGGATGTGACACGCCTCCCCTGCTGCATGCCCATTTCCTGGGACAACCTCACTGTGGCGTTCGCCATGCTCGCCACACTCATGTATGTCGCCGCCTCCGTCGTCTACCCCGTCTACTTCCTGCGCTCTCAGTGCTCCAAGTCGGACGGGGGCTGCGAGGTGCGCAACTACCGCATCGCTGTCACCGTGTGCTCCAGTTTCTGCTGCTTCGCCTATGCGGCTGAGGTGTTCCTGACCCGGGCCAAACCCGGCCATGTGGTGGGCTACATGGCCACTATGTCAGGCCTGCTCAAGGTGGTCCAGGCCTTCGTGGCCTGCATTATATTCGGGGCCTTGGCCAACGGCAGCGAGTACAACCGCCACATCCCCACTCATTACTGCGTGGTGGTCTACAGCCTGTGCTTCTCCATCACCGTGGTCGTGATCGCTGTGACCGTGTCGGGAAAAGCCTCGGCTCTGCCCCTGCGTTTCCCCTTCGACCGCTTCGTGATCATCTACACGTTCCTGGCGACGTTGCTGTACCTGAGCGCCGCCCTGGTGTGGCCCATCTTTAGCTTCGACAGGAAGTATGGCACGCCGGGTCGCCCCGACGGCTGTCCCTGGGAGAACTGTCCCTGGGACAGCAAGCTGGTGGTGGCGGTGTTCACCCATGTCAACATGGTGCTGTACTTCAGCGACCTAATCTACTCCCAGAGGATCCGCTTTGTCTCCCACTCTGCTGCTTGA